The genomic DNA CATTTTCACGGCACTCATGTCTCCGGTACGATTGCGGCAGCAGGCAACAATCAAAAGGGCATCATAGGAGTCGCTCCAAGAGCGAAGATTATGCCGGTAAAGGCATTCAACAAGCAGGGAGTAGCCCCGCTTTCTGAAGCGGCGGCGGGAATCGTATATGCAGCAGAAAATGGCGCTGACGTTATCAACAACAGTTGGGGGTGCGGGTTCTGTCCGAGTTCTCCTGCGAATGAAGCTGCAGTAGAACTGGCCCATGGACTTGGTGCTGTGGTTGTCTTTTCGGCAGGGAACTCGGGACTCGACTCCAGAACCATCAGTCCGCAAAATATGCATAATCCAAAACCAGTTGTGGTTGCTGCCAGTAATCAAGATGATCTACCGACGTTTTTCACGAACTTTGGGGCAGTGATCGATGTTGCAGCGCCTGGTGGAGGGTATGATTCAACCGAGCGGAATATTCTCTCCCTTAGACTGAGCCCCTGTCCAAAATGTCCAAAAAGATCAAGGGTAGATGGACGCTATCTGCGACTGCAGGGTACATCGATGTCAGCTCCTCATGCATCAGGAGCTGTAGCCTTGGTGTTAGCACATCGTCCTATATTGAAAAACGATGAAGTTCGGCAGGTCCTGGAAGCATCCAGTGAAGACATCGATCTACCGGGGTTTGACTTGAAAACGGGAGCGGGGCGTATCAATGCTCGCCGTGCCTTAAATATCGCATCCACATTGGAAGTGAAAATCGAGAAGCCTTTCCATTTAGCAACCGTTCGTAAGTCGGTTACGATCAGAGGTACAGTTACGGGATCTGACCTGAACGAGTACCAGCTCTTTTACAGCACTGAACAACCTGATGAAAATTGGAGACCGATCGGTGGGCCGATGACCGCTCCCGTGAAAGGATGGAATCCTTGGAACGTGGCAATTCAGCACGCTTCCTTTTGGATGGAAATCGCTCAGACTTACGGCAACGAACCGCAACGGCCTGAAATTTGAGGACGTGATCAATGTCGGAACGCAACTGCGCGCTAAGCAAGTTCCGAGTCCCGCTAGAGGTACGGCACACGAACCCGAACTTTCGGGAGATCTCATTGTTTGGTCAGGAGACTTCAAAATAGTTGATCCAAGCGAGCTTATTGATAACCATCTCTTTGTTCACGATTTGGCAAAAAAGACTACTCAACGAATCACAACGAAGCGTTACGGATTCGCCGCCCCACAAATTTCCGGCAATGTTATTGTTTGGAGGGACTTTAATCAGGGTCTTAAAAACGACGCAGTTTACTATTGCATTTTTGATGCGAGGACTGGCCAATGTCCGGCTGAGAAAATTGCAAGTGGTCGTGATCTAGGAGGATCGGTTGTGGTGGCTGGTAAGCGGATTGTCTGGGACGAATCGGTGGTTAAGGACGGGCTTTTGATTACCAGACTTTCCACCTATGATCTCGAGACGAATAAAGAGGAGGTCCTTGCAGAGCAGAGTGCATTCAGGGTTGACATCTCGAAAAACTACATGGTCTGGATGGGACGTGGTATAGATCAACCCCTTGATATTTTCTTATATAATTTTGAGACCAAGACTCAACGGCAGATTACGAACACGCCGGAGGATGAGTTTTTTCCGAAAATCTCCGGTAACACTGTGGTTTATCTCAGACGTTTTAGAACGCCGGAAGGTAATTTCGCGTTCCAAGATCTCCACTCCTATGACATTACAAGCGGGACAGATCAGTTGTTGCTCCATGTGTTTCCGGATAGCTTAATCAACGGCGATTTTTCGGATGGTCGCCTTGTCTGGCCCGGCATTGCCGAGATTCGAATGTACGACCTGGCAACTAACATGTTGCACGGACTGGTCATTAAGCCGATTGTTCCTCTCGCCACGCCCGCTATATCCGGTAACAAAGTTGTTTGGATCAATGTGGCCGACTTTATCAATGGAACGGGCGACGTACACTATGCTAAAATCCCGAGAAAGTAATTGTGGCAAGTTATTCGAAAAAATACATTGAAACCCTGAATGAAAACCAGATGTTCCTGGCCCGGCAATGAGCCGATCTACATTGCTTAATGATTGGTCTTGTGATTCTCGGAGTAGCGACGCAAGAACAACGTCAGAAAGCTGAGCGATCACTCGGTATCCATCAGGACAATTGGGTTCCTGTTTCTGGCGCCGCTGCCGGAAAGAATGGAATCACTGCCGCGATTGTGGAACGGAGCTCAACATCGGGTGAGGTCAAGTTAAAAATTCGCATCGAAATTAAGGATACTAACGCTTCTTTCTGGACCGAGTATGACGGAGAAATGGTTCGAGCTGCTGTAACTAAAGCATTTCTGAACTCAGGAGAAGAGAATATTCAAACAATTTATCACCGGGAACTTCCCTGGGGAAATGCGATCCATGGAACTCATTTATCTTCTCACAAAGAAACAATCACAGTTCAGTTTCCCGAGAGCGTGCTGAACACCCTGAATAGCCCCACGATTCAGATTGACTGCGTTATAGCCCGTTTTCACCGCAAAGGCTCCAA from bacterium includes the following:
- a CDS encoding S8 family serine peptidase, with protein sequence MDFVTCPEFGPTGCISPKKPDNNPLDDHFHGTHVSGTIAAAGNNQKGIIGVAPRAKIMPVKAFNKQGVAPLSEAAAGIVYAAENGADVINNSWGCGFCPSSPANEAAVELAHGLGAVVVFSAGNSGLDSRTISPQNMHNPKPVVVAASNQDDLPTFFTNFGAVIDVAAPGGGYDSTERNILSLRLSPCPKCPKRSRVDGRYLRLQGTSMSAPHASGAVALVLAHRPILKNDEVRQVLEASSEDIDLPGFDLKTGAGRINARRALNIASTLEVKIEKPFHLATVRKSVTIRGTVTGSDLNEYQLFYSTEQPDENWRPIGGPMTAPVKGWNPWNVAIQHASFWMEIAQTYGNEPQRPEI